ATCTCCTGATGTTTGCGGCCATGCTGCTGGTGGTTTCAGCTGCCAACGTCCTGCTCTTCCTGATCGCTTGGGAGATCATGACCATGAGTTCCTTTTTGCTGGTTGCCTGGGATCATCATCAGGAGGCCGTACGCAAGGCGGCCTGGCTCTATCTGCTGGCTGCGCACTGTGGATTGATGCTGTTGTTTGCCTTCTTTCTGCAGGCGGGAACCATCAGCCAAAGTCAGAACTTCAGCGATTTTGCTCCGTTAGCAAGGGTGTCCCTGCCCAGTGCCAGTCTCCTGTTTCTGCTGGCACTGTTTGGGTTTGGGGTCAAGGCCGGACTTCTGCCCGTCCATATCTGGCTGCCTGACGCCCACCCGGCGGCCCCCAGCCATGTCTCCGCATTGATGTCCGGAGCGCTGGTCAAGACCGGTATTTACGGTATCCTGCGTGTTCTCAGTCTGCTGCCTCCAAATCCTGCCTGGTGGGGCTGGGTCATTGCCGGGTTGGGGATAGCCGGGGCTCTGTATGGCATCGCCATGGCCTGCCTGCAGCGTGATATCAAGCGGAGCCTTGCTTATTCGACCATCGAAAATGTTGGCATTATCCTGCTTGGGCTCGGCTTTGGTTTCGTCGCGAAAGCCCAGGGACATCAGGCCATTGCGCTGCTGGCTTTGGCAGGTGCTCTGCTGCATATCTGGAACCATGCCTTGTTCAAAGGACTCATGTTTCTCGGGGCTGGCAGTCTGCTCCACGCCACAGGGACGCGCAACATGAACTTGATGGGCGGGCTGCTCAAGCGTATGCCTCTCACGGGATTGTTGTGGATCGGTGGCAGTCTGGCGATCAGCGCGCTCCCGCCATTCAACGGTCTGGTGAGTGAATGGCTGATTTATCTCGGTCTATTGCAGGGAGGTATTGTCGGATCAGGGGTTTCCGGGTTGAGCGCGCTGCTGCTGATCGGGCTGCTGGGGATCGTCGGAACCCTCGCTCTGGTGACATTTACGCGCCTGGTAGGCATTTGTCTTTTGGGGGAGCCCCGTTCCCAGGTTGCTGGCCAGGCGCATGAAGCCGGTCCGCTAATGCTGATACCGATGGCGGTGTTATTGGCGGCTTGTCTGGTGATCGGCCTTTTCCCCCAATATGTCGTCGGGCTCCTGAACGCCCCGCTCAGCCAGATTTCGGGTCAACCCGTCAGCCTGGTTCTTCCTGAAGCACTGACCAG
This genomic window from Pelobacter seleniigenes DSM 18267 contains:
- a CDS encoding proton-conducting transporter membrane subunit translates to MILLQTAFLILALAGGVSLLTWRHPRLASWTGVVGASSAGLLTVVAALQGLSRGGLQSWSTGWGVPAGSLALQLDPLSACFLLPIAVLGICCAIYGAGYLSHEGARRSLATHWCLYLLMFAAMLLVVSAANVLLFLIAWEIMTMSSFLLVAWDHHQEAVRKAAWLYLLAAHCGLMLLFAFFLQAGTISQSQNFSDFAPLARVSLPSASLLFLLALFGFGVKAGLLPVHIWLPDAHPAAPSHVSALMSGALVKTGIYGILRVLSLLPPNPAWWGWVIAGLGIAGALYGIAMACLQRDIKRSLAYSTIENVGIILLGLGFGFVAKAQGHQAIALLALAGALLHIWNHALFKGLMFLGAGSLLHATGTRNMNLMGGLLKRMPLTGLLWIGGSLAISALPPFNGLVSEWLIYLGLLQGGIVGSGVSGLSALLLIGLLGIVGTLALVTFTRLVGICLLGEPRSQVAGQAHEAGPLMLIPMAVLLAACLVIGLFPQYVVGLLNAPLSQISGQPVSLVLPEALTSFGRFNGALILVFLAVALFLGRLRNRRITDVQATWGCGFQFPTTRMSYTGEAFSELAFRRVLPRPVQPDIEVSNVSGLFPGPSQVQQTSRDSFLTYQWQPLFIWLADRCQRLRWLQQGQLAIYLLYMFAASTLLLAWTVWTSRGGG